The following proteins are co-located in the Piscirickettsia litoralis genome:
- the aroE gene encoding shikimate dehydrogenase — protein MKKFAVVGNPIKHSLSPFIHEGFREQIQGEYSYDKILSPLDQFEATIKHFFEQGGSGLNVTLPFKEEAYRLCEHLTMGAKTAKAVNTLAMKDGKLWGHNSDGIGLVRDLTVNLGLMILSSRILVLGAGGAVRGILGPLTVMAPKEIVICNRTISKAEQLVKEFQVTENIFKAAAVSELADLGEFDLIIHATSAELSGGQLDLPTSLIGPQTACYDLFYNQQQTTFVAWAQRAGVKKAVDGLGMLIEQAAESASFWHNCDISAKAVINTAHNERELFFAGK, from the coding sequence ATGAAGAAATTTGCCGTTGTTGGCAACCCTATTAAACACAGTTTGTCACCCTTTATTCACGAAGGCTTTCGTGAACAGATCCAGGGTGAATATAGTTACGATAAAATTCTCTCACCACTCGATCAGTTTGAAGCTACTATTAAACATTTTTTTGAACAAGGGGGCAGTGGTCTTAATGTGACACTGCCTTTTAAAGAGGAAGCTTATCGGCTCTGTGAGCACTTAACGATGGGTGCTAAAACGGCAAAAGCGGTCAATACGTTGGCCATGAAAGATGGTAAGCTCTGGGGTCATAATAGCGACGGTATTGGCTTAGTTCGCGACTTAACGGTTAATTTAGGTTTGATGATTCTAAGCTCGCGTATTTTAGTTTTGGGGGCAGGGGGAGCTGTGCGTGGCATCCTCGGCCCATTAACGGTGATGGCACCTAAAGAAATTGTCATCTGCAATCGAACCATTAGCAAGGCCGAGCAGCTCGTTAAAGAGTTCCAAGTGACTGAAAATATTTTCAAAGCAGCGGCAGTGAGTGAGCTGGCGGATTTGGGGGAATTTGATTTAATTATTCACGCGACTTCAGCTGAATTATCGGGCGGTCAGTTGGATTTGCCGACGAGTTTAATTGGCCCTCAAACTGCTTGTTATGACTTATTTTATAATCAGCAACAAACGACTTTCGTTGCATGGGCACAGCGTGCTGGTGTTAAAAAAGCAGTTGATGGCTTGGGGATGCTGATTGAGCAAGCCGCTGAGTCTGCAAGTTTTTGGCATAATTGTGACATTAGCGCAAAAGCGGTGATTAATACCGCACATAACGAACGTGAGTTATTTTTTGCGGGCAAGTAG
- a CDS encoding substrate-binding periplasmic protein, whose product MMKSLKSLIMVYIFINLAIIFNLICSSTIQAKLLNFTTGQFPPYSTGSTDNPQGPMHDVILATCTQMRQDCFFHFVPWNFSVIMTQNNQATGIFPMVKNASSKNWLKFSKPIIKSEFGFFIRKQSINTRSYHALKKFHLATTGPGELMRQLVILSKEIPNSTLYIDQNIENSFKRFNQNNFKNYAVLADRATGEHLIKVLKLKDIHYAFKVDNIEYGVGFPKKSVKAAMIGQFNASLTTVLNDQEFTKQVENKYGVLLARKK is encoded by the coding sequence ATGATGAAGTCATTAAAATCCCTAATCATGGTTTATATTTTTATTAATTTAGCGATTATTTTTAATTTAATTTGTTCAAGCACGATACAAGCCAAACTATTAAATTTTACAACAGGGCAATTCCCTCCCTACAGCACAGGCAGCACCGATAATCCACAAGGGCCGATGCACGACGTTATTCTAGCCACCTGTACACAAATGCGCCAAGACTGCTTTTTCCATTTTGTTCCTTGGAATTTTTCAGTCATTATGACTCAAAATAACCAAGCAACAGGAATATTCCCAATGGTAAAAAATGCATCTTCTAAAAATTGGTTAAAGTTTTCAAAGCCGATTATTAAAAGTGAGTTTGGTTTTTTTATTCGAAAGCAATCAATAAATACACGCTCATATCATGCGCTTAAAAAATTTCATTTGGCAACCACAGGGCCAGGTGAACTCATGCGCCAACTGGTTATTTTAAGTAAAGAAATACCAAACAGCACTCTTTATATCGATCAAAATATTGAAAATAGCTTTAAACGCTTTAATCAAAATAATTTTAAAAATTACGCAGTTTTAGCAGATAGAGCAACCGGTGAGCACTTAATAAAAGTATTAAAGTTAAAAGATATTCACTATGCCTTTAAAGTTGATAATATTGAATATGGCGTTGGCTTTCCTAAAAAAAGCGTTAAAGCTGCCATGATCGGCCAGTTTAACGCCTCTTTAACGACTGTGCTTAACGATCAAGAGTTCACTAAACAAGTTGAAAACAAATATGGCGTTCTACTTGCCCGCAAAAAATAA
- a CDS encoding energy transducer TonB has product MAHKQAAALPKMKAKPSPQLESDPVVEKKQPKPTPLKKVAPAPVKQVRGLQHNLPVATMKDEDALYLLAWRHQVEAVGNRLYARASHPGLEGKLRLLVAVNPEGSLRHVVVKQSSGNQELDDFAIEIVERSAPFAPFTANMRKHTKVLEITRVWRFELGDSLNMR; this is encoded by the coding sequence TTGGCCCATAAACAGGCAGCAGCTCTACCTAAAATGAAAGCTAAACCTTCACCTCAGCTTGAATCTGACCCTGTCGTTGAAAAAAAACAGCCTAAGCCCACTCCTTTAAAAAAAGTAGCGCCGGCGCCAGTGAAGCAGGTTCGAGGCTTGCAGCATAATCTGCCTGTTGCAACGATGAAGGATGAGGACGCGCTTTATTTATTGGCTTGGCGTCACCAGGTTGAAGCTGTCGGCAATCGCTTATATGCACGGGCAAGCCATCCAGGGCTTGAGGGCAAGCTACGTTTGCTCGTTGCGGTGAATCCGGAGGGCAGTCTTCGCCATGTGGTTGTTAAACAAAGCTCTGGGAATCAAGAGCTTGATGACTTTGCTATTGAAATTGTTGAACGTTCAGCGCCTTTTGCGCCCTTTACTGCCAATATGCGTAAGCATACCAAAGTTCTTGAAATCACACGGGTTTGGCGATTTGAGCTCGGGGATAGCCTGAATATGCGATGA
- a CDS encoding YqgE/AlgH family protein, producing the protein MILVDHFLVAMPHVEDPNFYQSVVYVCEHGEKGTMGIMINKPIGLTLGELLNYVDISCKSPKENQLEVVAGGPIQQESGFILHPTEEVWQTTLHINEHVAVTSSRDILEAIAMGKGPKHILPALGYCAWGTGQLEQEVLDNLWLCIPAATDLIFESPFQERWQGAADLIGVNLNELSSDAGHA; encoded by the coding sequence ATGATTCTCGTCGATCACTTTCTAGTGGCTATGCCGCATGTTGAGGACCCGAACTTCTATCAGTCGGTGGTCTATGTGTGTGAGCACGGTGAGAAAGGCACGATGGGGATTATGATCAATAAGCCAATCGGATTAACGCTAGGTGAGCTGTTAAATTATGTTGATATAAGTTGCAAGTCACCTAAAGAAAATCAGCTAGAAGTGGTCGCTGGTGGGCCGATTCAGCAAGAGAGCGGCTTTATTCTTCATCCAACTGAAGAGGTCTGGCAAACGACTCTACATATTAATGAGCACGTTGCGGTGACTTCATCACGGGATATTTTAGAAGCGATTGCAATGGGTAAGGGGCCAAAGCATATCTTGCCCGCATTGGGTTATTGTGCTTGGGGAACTGGGCAGTTGGAGCAAGAGGTGTTGGATAATCTGTGGCTTTGCATTCCAGCGGCGACAGACTTAATCTTTGAATCGCCTTTTCAAGAGCGCTGGCAGGGCGCGGCTGACTTGATCGGTGTCAATCTAAATGAACTTTCTTCTGATGCAGGACATGCTTAA
- the ruvX gene encoding Holliday junction resolvase RuvX, with the protein MAAAQTVLGFDFGMKRLGVAVGNTLLQSANPLTALKTRDGIPTWGEIAALIEEWQPTCLIVGRPLHMNGEMIDPVSYAARKFSNRLHERFKIPVIQVDERLSSIEAKSRLQREDKLDSMAAVVIIETWMHEQE; encoded by the coding sequence TTGGCAGCAGCACAGACAGTTTTGGGTTTTGATTTTGGTATGAAGCGCTTAGGTGTGGCTGTGGGCAATACACTATTACAAAGTGCCAATCCATTGACTGCATTAAAAACACGTGACGGAATTCCGACTTGGGGCGAAATTGCAGCCTTAATCGAGGAATGGCAGCCTACCTGCTTGATTGTTGGTCGCCCTTTGCATATGAATGGTGAAATGATAGACCCGGTCAGCTATGCTGCTCGTAAATTTTCTAATCGCCTCCATGAACGCTTTAAAATACCAGTGATACAAGTTGATGAGCGCTTATCATCAATAGAAGCAAAGTCACGCTTGCAGCGTGAAGATAAGCTGGACTCTATGGCGGCAGTGGTGATTATTGAGACTTGGATGCATGAGCAAGAATAA
- a CDS encoding YggS family pyridoxal phosphate-dependent enzyme, whose amino-acid sequence MMNIADNLAGIHKRIELAMRKAGRMDRPKLIAVSKTKPVEMVNEALSAGQYDFGENYLQDALVKIDQLSKSNNKNKKIIWHFIGPLQSNKASQVAEKFDWLHTLDRLKIAQRLNDHRPEHLAPLKVCIQVNLANESTKSGIHPTKCLEFAEKIMLMPRLSLQGLMAIPKRLTSFDGQYEQFMQLRQLRDDLTRQGVGVPELSMGMSQDLEAAVCAGATMLRIGTDIFGARN is encoded by the coding sequence ATGATGAATATTGCTGATAATTTAGCGGGTATTCATAAGCGTATAGAATTAGCAATGAGAAAAGCAGGGCGGATGGATCGACCAAAGCTAATTGCGGTCAGTAAAACCAAGCCTGTTGAGATGGTGAATGAGGCTTTGAGTGCGGGTCAGTATGATTTTGGTGAGAATTATCTGCAAGATGCACTAGTAAAAATAGATCAGTTATCTAAAAGCAATAATAAAAATAAAAAAATAATATGGCATTTTATAGGTCCATTGCAGAGTAATAAAGCCAGCCAAGTCGCTGAGAAGTTTGATTGGTTACATACTTTGGATCGGCTTAAAATTGCTCAGCGTTTAAATGATCACAGACCAGAGCACCTAGCACCTTTAAAGGTATGTATTCAGGTGAATTTAGCCAATGAGAGTACAAAATCAGGGATACATCCGACAAAATGTTTAGAGTTTGCCGAGAAAATAATGTTAATGCCAAGACTGTCTTTACAAGGCTTAATGGCGATTCCAAAACGATTAACAAGCTTTGACGGGCAGTATGAACAGTTTATGCAATTAAGGCAATTACGTGATGATTTAACAAGGCAAGGTGTAGGTGTTCCTGAGTTATCTATGGGGATGTCACAAGATTTAGAAGCAGCTGTGTGTGCTGGAGCAACTATGTTAAGAATTGGCACTGATATTTTTGGTGCTCGTAATTGA
- the proC gene encoding pyrroline-5-carboxylate reductase, protein MQKMIGFIGGGNMTRSLVAGLIADGYPAKNIWVADRNVDKCELLIEQFAIHAVTGINQVIDQVEIVVLSVKPQGLKVVVKEYAELIRQKESLVVSVATGIPMQALQSWFGAQVPVIRAMPNTPALIRSGVTGLYAGENITEQQREDAESLMRAVGLAVWVSSEAEFDALLSLSGCGPAYIFLVIEAMAKAGVKIGLEEKSANLLAIQTTLGAARMALESDEGVDRLRQRVMSKGGATAEGVKVLEQEGIAKMFENTLRAAKERVQQISFEFGQES, encoded by the coding sequence ATGCAAAAGATGATTGGGTTTATTGGTGGCGGTAATATGACGCGCAGCTTGGTTGCAGGTTTGATTGCTGATGGTTATCCGGCTAAAAATATTTGGGTGGCAGATCGTAATGTTGATAAATGCGAATTATTAATAGAGCAGTTTGCTATTCACGCGGTAACTGGTATTAATCAAGTGATTGACCAAGTAGAAATAGTTGTATTATCAGTTAAACCACAAGGGTTAAAAGTTGTTGTTAAAGAATATGCGGAATTAATCCGGCAAAAAGAAAGTTTAGTGGTTTCTGTAGCAACAGGGATCCCCATGCAGGCTTTACAAAGCTGGTTCGGGGCGCAAGTGCCGGTGATTCGAGCGATGCCAAATACACCAGCATTGATCCGCAGTGGTGTAACAGGCTTATATGCCGGTGAAAATATCACCGAGCAGCAGCGTGAAGATGCTGAATCACTCATGCGTGCGGTGGGTCTAGCGGTTTGGGTGAGCTCAGAAGCTGAGTTTGATGCTTTGCTTTCATTATCAGGCTGTGGGCCGGCTTATATTTTTTTAGTGATAGAGGCAATGGCAAAAGCTGGGGTTAAAATAGGTTTAGAAGAAAAGTCGGCGAATTTGTTGGCAATACAAACAACTTTAGGGGCGGCACGCATGGCCTTAGAAAGTGATGAGGGTGTAGATCGTTTACGCCAGCGTGTGATGAGTAAAGGCGGGGCAACAGCTGAGGGAGTGAAAGTGCTAGAGCAAGAAGGTATTGCTAAAATGTTTGAAAATACTCTACGCGCAGCTAAAGAGCGCGTTCAGCAAATAAGTTTTGAGTTTGGCCAGGAAAGTTAA
- a CDS encoding amino acid permease: MKNTLGSILIIAGTAIGGGMLALPLASAGPGFSNSIITLAIIWLGLLASALVLLEAVLAFPKGTNFSTIARLTLGLPGQIAMWVSMLMLLYALDAAYISGGSSLIVAALSQAAGIHVSPHLSACLFLIVLGGIVWYSTRAVDRVNTILFSLKGIAFILLLSLFAPHVNIEQLFGAGNSHYLLYAIPIFFTSFGFHPVIPSIASYNNLDPKRCRRIILIGGTLPLIIYLVWEISTLGIIPRTGANSFFNILSQHGSVGEMMITFDHVLNSKLTTLAANAFSDIAVTTSFLGVSLALFDFIADATKRPNTTKGRSQTALMAFLPPLAFALFYPNGFILALSNAAIVFAITLAVPVLSAWRLRATGKSGAYKVAGGSALFIILLAYYLVICVIQVGSDLGMLAQFGS, encoded by the coding sequence ATGAAAAATACACTCGGGAGCATTTTAATCATTGCCGGCACTGCAATCGGTGGTGGTATGCTTGCCCTCCCTCTCGCTTCAGCAGGACCTGGCTTTAGCAACTCTATTATTACGCTCGCCATCATATGGCTTGGTTTACTCGCCTCAGCTTTAGTCTTACTCGAGGCAGTGCTCGCCTTTCCTAAAGGGACAAACTTCAGCACGATTGCACGCTTAACCTTAGGCTTGCCTGGGCAAATTGCCATGTGGGTTTCTATGCTAATGTTACTCTACGCCTTAGATGCTGCCTATATTTCCGGAGGTTCATCACTGATTGTTGCCGCCTTAAGCCAAGCGGCAGGTATTCATGTCTCACCCCACTTAAGCGCGTGCTTATTTTTAATCGTCCTCGGTGGCATTGTTTGGTATAGCACACGCGCTGTTGATCGAGTCAACACCATATTATTTAGCTTAAAAGGTATTGCCTTTATCCTCTTACTCAGCCTGTTCGCCCCCCATGTCAACATTGAGCAACTCTTTGGTGCAGGAAACTCACATTACTTGCTTTATGCGATTCCAATCTTCTTCACTTCTTTTGGATTTCATCCAGTCATCCCATCAATTGCATCTTATAACAATTTAGACCCTAAACGCTGCCGCCGCATTATTCTGATTGGCGGTACTTTGCCTTTAATCATTTATCTTGTTTGGGAAATTTCAACGCTAGGCATCATTCCACGCACCGGCGCTAACAGCTTCTTTAATATATTAAGCCAACACGGCTCAGTGGGCGAGATGATGATCACTTTTGATCATGTACTTAACAGCAAACTCACAACACTCGCTGCCAATGCCTTTTCTGATATTGCGGTGACAACATCATTTCTAGGTGTTTCATTAGCTTTATTTGATTTTATCGCTGATGCGACCAAGCGTCCTAATACCACCAAAGGCCGTAGCCAAACCGCATTAATGGCTTTCTTGCCTCCACTGGCTTTCGCCTTATTCTACCCCAACGGCTTTATTTTAGCTTTATCCAATGCCGCGATTGTCTTTGCTATTACCTTAGCAGTCCCTGTACTCAGTGCATGGCGCTTACGTGCAACTGGAAAAAGTGGTGCTTATAAAGTTGCTGGAGGGTCAGCGCTCTTTATTATTTTACTCGCTTACTACCTGGTTATTTGTGTTATCCAAGTTGGTAGTGACCTTGGCATGCTCGCCCAATTTGGTAGCTAA
- the hemE gene encoding uroporphyrinogen decarboxylase, whose translation MLQNDLLIRTLQKKPVERTPVWLMRQAGRYLPEYRQVREQAGHFMALCQDAEKACEVTLQPIDRFGLDAAILFSDILTIPDAMGLGLKFVGGEGPVFERPIRCAADVEKLVVPDPEDSLAYVMNAVRLIRQELHGRVPLIGFSGSPWTLASYMVEGSGSKTFSIVRRMRYQDPVLMHKLLKILSASVTEYLKAQISAGAQVVMIFDTWASLLSPQDYLEFSLPYMAETVRELKRFNAEVPVVLFSKNSGKCLKEIAESGCAGIGLDWTTSLQEARCQVGEKVALQGNIDPAVLYGTADVINSEVERVLGEFGQGSGHVFNLGHGIYPDIDPENVKVLVNAVKNLSPKYHNK comes from the coding sequence ATGTTGCAAAATGACTTATTAATTCGCACACTACAAAAGAAACCGGTAGAGCGAACGCCAGTTTGGTTGATGCGCCAAGCGGGTCGTTATTTGCCCGAGTATCGGCAGGTACGTGAGCAAGCAGGCCACTTTATGGCATTATGCCAAGATGCCGAAAAGGCATGTGAAGTCACTTTGCAGCCCATCGATCGTTTTGGTTTGGATGCTGCGATTTTATTTTCGGATATTTTAACGATTCCCGATGCGATGGGCTTGGGGCTAAAATTTGTCGGCGGTGAAGGCCCTGTCTTTGAACGACCGATTCGTTGTGCGGCCGATGTTGAAAAGCTAGTGGTTCCTGACCCTGAGGATAGCCTGGCCTATGTGATGAATGCGGTACGGTTAATCCGTCAAGAATTGCATGGGCGTGTACCTTTAATCGGTTTTTCCGGGAGTCCGTGGACACTGGCGAGCTATATGGTTGAAGGTTCAGGCAGCAAAACTTTTAGTATTGTGCGTAGAATGCGCTATCAAGATCCAGTTTTAATGCATAAGTTATTGAAAATTTTAAGTGCATCGGTCACTGAGTATCTAAAAGCACAGATCAGTGCGGGTGCACAAGTGGTGATGATTTTTGATACTTGGGCCAGTTTGCTGTCTCCACAAGACTATTTAGAATTTTCACTGCCATATATGGCAGAAACAGTAAGAGAATTAAAGCGTTTTAATGCTGAAGTCCCCGTTGTTTTATTTTCTAAAAACAGTGGTAAATGCCTAAAAGAGATTGCAGAGAGCGGCTGTGCAGGCATCGGTTTAGATTGGACAACAAGCTTGCAAGAAGCACGTTGTCAGGTGGGTGAAAAAGTGGCCTTACAAGGGAATATTGATCCGGCAGTTTTATATGGTACTGCTGATGTGATCAATAGCGAGGTTGAGCGAGTGTTGGGTGAATTTGGTCAAGGGTCGGGGCATGTCTTTAATTTAGGGCATGGCATTTACCCTGATATCGACCCAGAGAATGTTAAAGTATTAGTGAATGCGGTTAAAAATTTAAGCCCAAAATACCATAATAAATAA
- the maeA gene encoding oxaloacetate-decarboxylating malate dehydrogenase: MKENARFGHFTDEKTGENYIKTSIKGKSLLTMPQLNKGTAFTEEERKAFGLCGKLPQRVETIDEQVERCYLQFQRFGTALEKSIYLRNLHEISETLFYKLVSQHMHSMLPVIYTPTVGDAVEEYSREFRRPRGLFISYEDRHRIEEILDNRTNPEVDLVVVSDAEGILGIGDQGIGGIEIPVAKLMVYTLCGGFHPSRGVPIYLDCGTNNRALLDDPFYLGWRHERLTRKQYDEFVGLFVEAIRKKFPKAIFALGRLWS, translated from the coding sequence ATGAAAGAGAATGCGCGATTTGGCCATTTTACCGATGAAAAAACTGGTGAAAATTATATTAAGACATCGATCAAAGGAAAGTCGTTATTAACAATGCCACAGCTCAATAAAGGGACGGCATTTACCGAAGAAGAGCGAAAAGCATTTGGCTTATGTGGAAAGTTACCGCAACGGGTAGAAACAATTGACGAGCAAGTTGAGCGTTGTTATTTGCAGTTTCAGCGTTTTGGAACAGCACTTGAAAAGAGTATTTACTTAAGAAATCTCCATGAAATTAGTGAAACTTTATTTTATAAATTGGTCAGCCAGCATATGCACAGTATGTTGCCGGTGATTTACACGCCAACTGTGGGAGATGCTGTAGAGGAATATAGCCGTGAGTTTCGTCGTCCTCGTGGCCTGTTTATTAGCTATGAAGATCGCCACCGTATTGAAGAAATTTTAGATAATCGCACTAATCCGGAAGTCGATCTTGTTGTTGTTAGTGATGCAGAAGGAATTCTAGGAATTGGTGATCAGGGAATTGGCGGTATAGAAATTCCAGTCGCAAAACTAATGGTTTATACCTTATGTGGAGGCTTTCATCCAAGTCGAGGCGTACCAATTTATTTAGATTGCGGCACCAATAATCGTGCGCTTTTGGATGATCCTTTTTATTTGGGTTGGCGTCATGAGCGTTTAACACGTAAACAATATGATGAGTTTGTCGGCTTATTTGTTGAAGCAATACGCAAAAAGTTTCCAAAAGCAATTTTTGCATTGGGAAGACTTTGGTCGTGA
- the maeA gene encoding oxaloacetate-decarboxylating malate dehydrogenase, with product MKQYAKSFQKQFLHWEDFGRDNARRNLERYRQEICTFNDDMQGTGVVTLAALLAAVKASGTDFVDHRVVIFGAGTAGAGIADQICDAMCHYGLSREEAYKRFWLIDRSGLLLEDSEGLQDFQAPYARTNQDVMGWTGQASAAGIGLAEVVAKVKPTILIGSSTVGRAFSKEIVQDMAANVARPIIFPLSNPTARAEAHPRDLLEWTEGKALVATGSPFSRVHFNDKLVRIAQCNNAFVFPGIGMGVIAAGASCLTDEMLWAATEVLSELAPVHADPEAALLPELREARAVSREIAIAVIKVAQQEGVAAHTDDPAKLYDNLVWEPQYLPYRYSKK from the coding sequence TTGAAGCAATACGCAAAAAGTTTCCAAAAGCAATTTTTGCATTGGGAAGACTTTGGTCGTGATAATGCGCGTCGTAATTTAGAGCGTTATCGTCAGGAAATTTGCACGTTTAATGATGATATGCAAGGCACGGGGGTCGTGACTCTAGCCGCATTATTGGCCGCAGTAAAAGCCTCAGGGACTGATTTTGTCGATCACCGTGTTGTTATTTTTGGTGCTGGGACCGCAGGTGCCGGAATTGCTGATCAAATTTGTGATGCGATGTGCCATTATGGCTTAAGCCGAGAAGAGGCGTATAAACGCTTTTGGTTGATTGATCGTAGTGGGTTATTGCTTGAAGACAGTGAAGGCTTACAGGATTTCCAAGCGCCTTATGCACGGACCAACCAGGATGTGATGGGTTGGACAGGTCAAGCGAGTGCGGCTGGAATTGGTTTGGCTGAAGTGGTTGCAAAGGTGAAGCCGACGATTTTAATAGGAAGCTCAACTGTGGGTCGGGCGTTTTCTAAGGAAATTGTCCAGGATATGGCTGCTAATGTTGCGCGCCCAATTATATTTCCGTTATCTAACCCAACGGCACGTGCTGAAGCTCATCCACGCGACTTACTAGAATGGACCGAGGGTAAGGCTCTTGTTGCAACCGGCAGTCCGTTTAGTCGTGTCCACTTTAATGATAAATTAGTGCGTATTGCTCAATGTAATAATGCGTTTGTATTCCCAGGTATTGGCATGGGTGTTATTGCGGCAGGTGCCTCATGTTTGACTGATGAGATGTTGTGGGCGGCAACTGAGGTATTAAGTGAGCTAGCCCCTGTGCATGCTGACCCAGAAGCGGCATTGTTGCCAGAGTTACGTGAAGCGCGTGCGGTAAGTCGTGAGATTGCCATTGCTGTGATTAAGGTGGCTCAACAAGAAGGTGTTGCTGCACATACAGATGATCCTGCCAAGCTATATGATAATTTAGTGTGGGAGCCACAGTATTTACCTTATCGTTACAGCAAGAAATAA
- a CDS encoding YjjG family noncanonical pyrimidine nucleotidase encodes MKQYRCLIFDLDDTLYNFAYGQSVALEMLYAEYFPELDDYSFFKERYAVINRSYWQQVEAGKISVGQLSALRFAAIKAEFATQVSVDDLVESYRRVSCTQRAWCQGAEQAIALLTKQFDCALLSNGTLKDQQAKLHALGLTDVFKPVVLSDELGVSKPNQKIFQPIFNELNVEPKHCLLIGDSLTSDYQAALNVGMDFCWFNEKKISRGDYPLPLVEIDDLMELVRYLRIIKASDGRFKDELC; translated from the coding sequence ATGAAACAATATCGATGTTTGATTTTTGACTTGGATGATACTCTTTATAATTTTGCTTATGGGCAAAGCGTGGCATTAGAGATGCTTTATGCCGAATATTTTCCTGAACTTGATGATTATAGTTTTTTTAAAGAACGCTATGCTGTTATCAATCGCTCATACTGGCAACAGGTTGAGGCAGGAAAGATAAGTGTAGGTCAACTCAGTGCGCTACGTTTTGCGGCTATAAAAGCAGAGTTTGCAACACAAGTTTCGGTTGATGATTTAGTGGAATCTTATCGTCGTGTAAGCTGCACTCAGCGCGCATGGTGCCAAGGCGCTGAGCAGGCGATAGCCTTACTTACTAAACAGTTTGATTGTGCGTTGTTAAGCAATGGTACTCTTAAAGATCAACAAGCAAAGTTGCATGCTTTAGGCTTAACTGATGTGTTCAAACCTGTTGTTCTTTCTGATGAGCTGGGTGTATCTAAGCCTAATCAGAAAATCTTTCAGCCGATATTTAATGAGCTTAATGTTGAGCCAAAGCACTGCTTGCTGATTGGTGATTCATTAACTAGTGATTATCAAGCGGCATTAAATGTAGGAATGGATTTTTGTTGGTTTAATGAAAAGAAAATAAGTCGTGGTGATTATCCGTTACCGCTTGTGGAAATTGATGATCTTATGGAGTTGGTTCGCTATTTGCGTATTATAAAAGCCAGTGATGGGAGGTTTAAAGACGAGTTATGTTAA
- a CDS encoding hydroxyacylglutathione hydrolase — protein MLIERIYLNNPPLSNFNHIIACEKTAEAIAIDPFDADIVLKRAEEKGWTIKQIISTHEHGDHIRGNKELIAKTGAKLLAHKNASGKIKEVDTFVDQGDIIHVGETVKFEVLTTLGHTMAHLCLYAKDPEPVLFCGDTLFNAGVGNCHNGGDAGALYHTVIDHLFDLPDETKIYPGHDYIENNLGFALSREPHNKEAKELLEQVSKQTPDTRMVTNIKLEKKVNPFLRVHSQALISQLKQDVNQLVESPKEVFLALRELRNHW, from the coding sequence ATGTTAATTGAACGCATTTATTTAAATAATCCGCCGTTATCTAATTTTAACCATATTATTGCCTGTGAAAAAACAGCTGAAGCGATAGCGATTGACCCTTTTGATGCCGATATCGTTTTAAAACGTGCTGAAGAAAAAGGTTGGACAATTAAGCAAATTATCAGCACCCATGAGCATGGGGACCATATACGTGGCAATAAAGAGCTAATTGCAAAAACTGGAGCTAAGTTACTTGCACATAAAAATGCGTCTGGGAAAATTAAGGAAGTTGATACTTTTGTAGATCAGGGCGATATTATCCATGTTGGTGAGACGGTGAAGTTTGAAGTATTAACGACATTGGGTCATACGATGGCACACTTGTGTTTGTATGCTAAAGACCCTGAGCCTGTGCTTTTTTGTGGTGATACGCTGTTTAATGCCGGTGTTGGCAATTGTCATAATGGTGGAGATGCGGGGGCTTTATATCACACGGTGATTGACCACTTATTTGATTTGCCGGATGAAACTAAGATTTATCCAGGACATGACTATATTGAAAATAATTTAGGTTTTGCACTGTCGCGTGAGCCGCATAATAAGGAAGCTAAAGAGCTTTTAGAGCAGGTTTCAAAGCAAACGCCGGATACTCGGATGGTCACTAATATTAAGCTTGAGAAGAAAGTGAACCCATTTTTGCGAGTTCACAGTCAGGCTTTAATTAGTCAATTAAAACAGGATGTTAATCAGCTCGTCGAAAGTCCAAAAGAAGTTTTCTTAGCGCTAAGAGAGTTACGTAATCACTGGTAA